From Pongo pygmaeus isolate AG05252 chromosome 2, NHGRI_mPonPyg2-v2.0_pri, whole genome shotgun sequence, a single genomic window includes:
- the FAM107A gene encoding actin-associated protein FAM107A isoform X3 translates to MYSEIQRERADIGGLMARPEYREWNPELIKPKKLLNPVKASRSHQELHRELLMNHRRGLGVDSKPELQRVLEHRRRNQLIKKKKEELEAKRLQCPFEQELLRRQQRLNQLEKPPEKEEDHAPEFIKVRENLRRIATLTSEERVL, encoded by the exons ATGTACTCGGAGATCCAGAGGGAGCGGGCGGACATCGGGGGCCTGATGGCCCGGCCAGAATACAGAGAGTGGAATCCGGAGCTCATCAAGCCCAAGAAGCTGCTGAACCCCGTGAAGGCCTCTCGGAGTCACCAGGAGCTCCACCGGGAGCTGCTCATGAACCACAGAAG GGGCCTTGGTGTGGACAGCAAGCCAGAGCTGCAGCGTGTCCTGGAGCACCGCCGGCGGAACCAGCTCatcaagaagaagaaggaggagctGGAAGCCAAGCGGCTGCAGTGCCCCTTTGAGCAGGAGCTGCTGAGACGGCAGCAGAGGCTGAACCAG CTGGAAAAACCAccagagaaggaagaggatcACGCCCCCGAGTTTATTAAAGTCAGGGAAAACCTGCggagaattgccacactgaccaGCGAAGAGAGAGTGCTGTAG